One window from the genome of Asterias amurensis chromosome 12, ASM3211899v1 encodes:
- the LOC139945132 gene encoding acid-sensing ion channel 1-like isoform X3 translates to MIIMDGKGSDVNLENEFANSTSLHGIARVANNKRVPVKLVWVSIMLTCLCVCVYQVHDRFSFYLEYTANTAISVEYARDLDFPAVTICNFNRYRQSQVTAEEYKYLKFILTTTAAFNLDLSTEQTVDKPNENDSRKFNFTEFTLRAGFLIGPALLECKWRGKPCYAENFTHVFTPFGSCWTFNSGKDAPILQAHQAGEGNGLEIFIDIEQSEYTETITNNFQAGLKVVIHDQHTPPLVESSLAISPGVHAFVGIRRQQYLNLEKPHGKCDASAKLDRFEKYSLEACAIDCLTEVIVQKCLCRPVGYPGNETECSPFQERNCSIQVTDQFHTGEIRDCECTVPCNHTAFSTGLSTAVIPSLRSVRVLTEVLFSGNRSMQNSPGLNDTIAELVDDLSAFQEKYIKDNMVILSVYYKELNFQFYEQTKAYTLSALVSDIGGQLGLFLGASFITLAEILVYITHKVKWCFASKRESENEETVESEKSNIDSVTHTSVV, encoded by the exons atg ATCATTATGGACGGAAAAGGATCTGATGTAAACTTGGAGAATGAGTTTGCCAACAGCACCAGCCTACATGGTATCGCTCGAGTTGCTAACAATAAGAGAGTACCCGTCAAGCTGGTTTGGGTGTCCATCATGCTGACATGTCTCTGTGTATGTGTGTACCAAGTGCACGACAGGTTCTCATTTTACCTAGAGTATACGGCCAATACTGCCATATCGGTGGAGTATGCAAGAGATCTGGACTTCCCGGCAGTCACCATTTGTAACTTCAACAG GTATCGCCAAAGTCAAGTTACAGCGGAggaatacaaatatttaaagttTATCTTGACCACCACTGCTGCCTTTAATTTGGACCTCTCGACAGAGCAGACTGTGGACAAACCGAATGAAAACGACAGCAGGAAATTCAACTTTACAGAATTCACGTTGAGGGCGGGCTTTCTTATTGGCCCAGCACTCCTTGAATGCAAATGGCGAGGGAAGCCATGCTATGCAGAG AATTTCACGCACGTGTTTACACCATTCGGTAGCTGCTGGACGTTCAACTCTGGCAAAGATGCACCTATCCTCCAAGCTCACCAAGCAGGGGAGGGCAATGGACTCGAAATATTTATTGACATAGAACAG TCGGAATATACCGAAACAATCACGAATAACTTCCAAGCTGGTCTGAAAGTTGTCATACACGACCAGCACACGCCTCCACTtgttgaatcaagtctagcaaTCTCACCTGGTGTCCACGCCTTCGTGGGTATCCGACGACAACAG TATTTGAATCTGGAGAAACCGCACGGAAAATGTGACGCATCAGCCAAGCTCGACAGGTTTGAGAAATACTCACTGGAAGCCTGCGCTATCGATTGTTTAACAGAAGTAATCGTGCAGAAATGTCTCTGTAGGCCTGTCGG ATATCCTGGAAATGAGACGGAATGTTCGCCTTTCCAGGAAAGGAACTGTTCTATCCAAGTCACTG ATCAATTTCACACCGGTGAAATTCGAGACTGTGAATGCACAGTGCCTTGCAACCACACAGCCTTCTCTACTGGTCTCTCAACAGCAGTAATACCCAGTCTGAGATCCGTGAGAGTATTGACTGAAGTACTCTTCTCCGGTAACCGGAGTATGCAAAACTCCCCTGGTTTGAACGACACGATCGCTGAATTGGTGGACGATTTAAGCGCCTTCCAGGAGAAATATATTAA ggATAACATGGTGATTCTGAGCGTGTATTACAAAGAACTGAATTTCCAGTTTTATGAACAAACCAAAGCATATACACTGTCAGCTTTAGTCA GCGATATTGGCGGTCAACTTGGACTTTTTCTCGGAGCAAGTTTCATCACATTGGCTGAGATACTTGTGTACATTACACACAAAGTGAAATGGTGTTTTGCTTCGAAACGTGAATCTGAAAACGAAGAAACTGTCGAGTCTGAAAAAAGTAACATTGATAGCGTTACTCATACCAGTGTGGTTTGA
- the LOC139945132 gene encoding acid-sensing ion channel 1-like isoform X2 yields MREKIIMDGKGSDVNLENEFANSTSLHGIARVANNKRVPVKLVWVSIMLTCLCVCVYQVHDRFSFYLEYTANTAISVEYARDLDFPAVTICNFNRYRQSQVTAEEYKYLKFILTTTAAFNLDLSTEQTVDKPNENDSRKFNFTEFTLRAGFLIGPALLECKWRGKPCYAENFTHVFTPFGSCWTFNSGKDAPILQAHQAGEGNGLEIFIDIEQSEYTETITNNFQAGLKVVIHDQHTPPLVESSLAISPGVHAFVGIRRQQYLNLEKPHGKCDASAKLDRFEKYSLEACAIDCLTEVIVQKCLCRPVGYPGNETECSPFQERNCSIQVTDQFHTGEIRDCECTVPCNHTAFSTGLSTAVIPSLRSVRVLTEVLFSGNRSMQNSPGLNDTIAELVDDLSAFQEKYIKDNMVILSVYYKELNFQFYEQTKAYTLSALVSDIGGQLGLFLGASFITLAEILVYITHKVKWCFASKRESENEETVESEKSNIDSVTHTSVV; encoded by the exons ATGAGAGAAAAG ATCATTATGGACGGAAAAGGATCTGATGTAAACTTGGAGAATGAGTTTGCCAACAGCACCAGCCTACATGGTATCGCTCGAGTTGCTAACAATAAGAGAGTACCCGTCAAGCTGGTTTGGGTGTCCATCATGCTGACATGTCTCTGTGTATGTGTGTACCAAGTGCACGACAGGTTCTCATTTTACCTAGAGTATACGGCCAATACTGCCATATCGGTGGAGTATGCAAGAGATCTGGACTTCCCGGCAGTCACCATTTGTAACTTCAACAG GTATCGCCAAAGTCAAGTTACAGCGGAggaatacaaatatttaaagttTATCTTGACCACCACTGCTGCCTTTAATTTGGACCTCTCGACAGAGCAGACTGTGGACAAACCGAATGAAAACGACAGCAGGAAATTCAACTTTACAGAATTCACGTTGAGGGCGGGCTTTCTTATTGGCCCAGCACTCCTTGAATGCAAATGGCGAGGGAAGCCATGCTATGCAGAG AATTTCACGCACGTGTTTACACCATTCGGTAGCTGCTGGACGTTCAACTCTGGCAAAGATGCACCTATCCTCCAAGCTCACCAAGCAGGGGAGGGCAATGGACTCGAAATATTTATTGACATAGAACAG TCGGAATATACCGAAACAATCACGAATAACTTCCAAGCTGGTCTGAAAGTTGTCATACACGACCAGCACACGCCTCCACTtgttgaatcaagtctagcaaTCTCACCTGGTGTCCACGCCTTCGTGGGTATCCGACGACAACAG TATTTGAATCTGGAGAAACCGCACGGAAAATGTGACGCATCAGCCAAGCTCGACAGGTTTGAGAAATACTCACTGGAAGCCTGCGCTATCGATTGTTTAACAGAAGTAATCGTGCAGAAATGTCTCTGTAGGCCTGTCGG ATATCCTGGAAATGAGACGGAATGTTCGCCTTTCCAGGAAAGGAACTGTTCTATCCAAGTCACTG ATCAATTTCACACCGGTGAAATTCGAGACTGTGAATGCACAGTGCCTTGCAACCACACAGCCTTCTCTACTGGTCTCTCAACAGCAGTAATACCCAGTCTGAGATCCGTGAGAGTATTGACTGAAGTACTCTTCTCCGGTAACCGGAGTATGCAAAACTCCCCTGGTTTGAACGACACGATCGCTGAATTGGTGGACGATTTAAGCGCCTTCCAGGAGAAATATATTAA ggATAACATGGTGATTCTGAGCGTGTATTACAAAGAACTGAATTTCCAGTTTTATGAACAAACCAAAGCATATACACTGTCAGCTTTAGTCA GCGATATTGGCGGTCAACTTGGACTTTTTCTCGGAGCAAGTTTCATCACATTGGCTGAGATACTTGTGTACATTACACACAAAGTGAAATGGTGTTTTGCTTCGAAACGTGAATCTGAAAACGAAGAAACTGTCGAGTCTGAAAAAAGTAACATTGATAGCGTTACTCATACCAGTGTGGTTTGA
- the LOC139945132 gene encoding acid-sensing ion channel 1-like isoform X1: MKYGPGGELHTQSIIMDGKGSDVNLENEFANSTSLHGIARVANNKRVPVKLVWVSIMLTCLCVCVYQVHDRFSFYLEYTANTAISVEYARDLDFPAVTICNFNRYRQSQVTAEEYKYLKFILTTTAAFNLDLSTEQTVDKPNENDSRKFNFTEFTLRAGFLIGPALLECKWRGKPCYAENFTHVFTPFGSCWTFNSGKDAPILQAHQAGEGNGLEIFIDIEQSEYTETITNNFQAGLKVVIHDQHTPPLVESSLAISPGVHAFVGIRRQQYLNLEKPHGKCDASAKLDRFEKYSLEACAIDCLTEVIVQKCLCRPVGYPGNETECSPFQERNCSIQVTDQFHTGEIRDCECTVPCNHTAFSTGLSTAVIPSLRSVRVLTEVLFSGNRSMQNSPGLNDTIAELVDDLSAFQEKYIKDNMVILSVYYKELNFQFYEQTKAYTLSALVSDIGGQLGLFLGASFITLAEILVYITHKVKWCFASKRESENEETVESEKSNIDSVTHTSVV; encoded by the exons ATGAAATATGGGCCCGGGGGAGAGCTGCATACGCAGTCG ATCATTATGGACGGAAAAGGATCTGATGTAAACTTGGAGAATGAGTTTGCCAACAGCACCAGCCTACATGGTATCGCTCGAGTTGCTAACAATAAGAGAGTACCCGTCAAGCTGGTTTGGGTGTCCATCATGCTGACATGTCTCTGTGTATGTGTGTACCAAGTGCACGACAGGTTCTCATTTTACCTAGAGTATACGGCCAATACTGCCATATCGGTGGAGTATGCAAGAGATCTGGACTTCCCGGCAGTCACCATTTGTAACTTCAACAG GTATCGCCAAAGTCAAGTTACAGCGGAggaatacaaatatttaaagttTATCTTGACCACCACTGCTGCCTTTAATTTGGACCTCTCGACAGAGCAGACTGTGGACAAACCGAATGAAAACGACAGCAGGAAATTCAACTTTACAGAATTCACGTTGAGGGCGGGCTTTCTTATTGGCCCAGCACTCCTTGAATGCAAATGGCGAGGGAAGCCATGCTATGCAGAG AATTTCACGCACGTGTTTACACCATTCGGTAGCTGCTGGACGTTCAACTCTGGCAAAGATGCACCTATCCTCCAAGCTCACCAAGCAGGGGAGGGCAATGGACTCGAAATATTTATTGACATAGAACAG TCGGAATATACCGAAACAATCACGAATAACTTCCAAGCTGGTCTGAAAGTTGTCATACACGACCAGCACACGCCTCCACTtgttgaatcaagtctagcaaTCTCACCTGGTGTCCACGCCTTCGTGGGTATCCGACGACAACAG TATTTGAATCTGGAGAAACCGCACGGAAAATGTGACGCATCAGCCAAGCTCGACAGGTTTGAGAAATACTCACTGGAAGCCTGCGCTATCGATTGTTTAACAGAAGTAATCGTGCAGAAATGTCTCTGTAGGCCTGTCGG ATATCCTGGAAATGAGACGGAATGTTCGCCTTTCCAGGAAAGGAACTGTTCTATCCAAGTCACTG ATCAATTTCACACCGGTGAAATTCGAGACTGTGAATGCACAGTGCCTTGCAACCACACAGCCTTCTCTACTGGTCTCTCAACAGCAGTAATACCCAGTCTGAGATCCGTGAGAGTATTGACTGAAGTACTCTTCTCCGGTAACCGGAGTATGCAAAACTCCCCTGGTTTGAACGACACGATCGCTGAATTGGTGGACGATTTAAGCGCCTTCCAGGAGAAATATATTAA ggATAACATGGTGATTCTGAGCGTGTATTACAAAGAACTGAATTTCCAGTTTTATGAACAAACCAAAGCATATACACTGTCAGCTTTAGTCA GCGATATTGGCGGTCAACTTGGACTTTTTCTCGGAGCAAGTTTCATCACATTGGCTGAGATACTTGTGTACATTACACACAAAGTGAAATGGTGTTTTGCTTCGAAACGTGAATCTGAAAACGAAGAAACTGTCGAGTCTGAAAAAAGTAACATTGATAGCGTTACTCATACCAGTGTGGTTTGA